In Mytilus trossulus isolate FHL-02 chromosome 14, PNRI_Mtr1.1.1.hap1, whole genome shotgun sequence, a genomic segment contains:
- the LOC134695906 gene encoding periostin-like, translated as MRSLYVCAVFLSCLSGSFGATILEYLQSKPANFTYAVQAIKIANLTTELQSGGPFTAFIPTDAAFQKIPAPILQQLLNDQTAIRSLLLKHVTNGALISPFIKSGDNEVSLGGTNLTLTKDGAGAVMVNGVKVILPDVIVSNGVVQGIDFVFNVPAASVNMVEYLLKNQDKFSDLTAALTLGGLLSALEGPGPFTLFAPTDAAFATLSTSLQSLASDMNLFKNILKYHVVSGSTYAADLKDGQKVSTLAGSAFTVTKAGTAVTIDHAHVTQPDIPVLNGVIHVIDGVLVPATF; from the exons ATGAGGTCTTTGTATGTGTGTGCCGTGTTTCTGTCTTGTTTATCTGGTTCATTTGGAGCAActattttagaatatttacaGAGCAAACCAGCCAATTTTACATATGCCGTCCAAGCTATTAAAATTGCAAACTTGACAACTGAACTTCAATCAGGAG GTCCATTTACGGCATTTATACCAACTGATGCCGCCTTCCAGAAAATACCAGCACCAATTTTACAACAACTTCTTAATGATCAAACTGCAATCAGAAGTTTGTTGCTGAAACATGTGACAAATGGAGCACTCATTTCACCATTCATCAAAAGCGGAGACAACGAAGTATCCCTTGGCGGTActaacttaactttgaccaaaGATGGCGCTGGC GCAGTAATGGTTAATGGTGTCAAAGTTATCCTTCCCGACGTCATAGTATCTAATGGTGTTGTACAAGGAATTGATTTCGTCTTCAATGTTCCAGCTGCAAGCGTCAATATGGTTGAGtatcttttgaaaaatcaagACAAATTCAGTGACCTGACGGCAGCATTGACACTTGGTGGTTTACTGTCAGCACTAGAAG GTCCAGGACCTTTCACGTTATTTGCACCAACAGATGCAGCATTCGCAACTTTGTCAACCTCACTACAAAGTCTAGCCTCAGATATGaatctttttaaaa atattttgaaatatcatgTGGTCAGTGGATCTACATACGCTGCAGATCTTAAAGATGGACAAAAAGTATCAACTCTGGCCGGAAGTGCTTTTACAGTCACTAAAGCAGGCACAG ccGTCACTATTGACCACGCACACGTTACACAGCCAGACATTCCAGTTCTTAATggtgttatacatgttattgaTGGCGTACTTGTTCCCGCcacattttga
- the LOC134695914 gene encoding uncharacterized protein LOC134695914, with the protein MIKIVLFGLLAVGAMAQFPGLMGGFGGQLPSGAMDMLKDLKPADIKNAIKHMSPEMRDMARSMGITEDQIKNAVKNMPEDFDVSSMVSGLSGKMADNKDAMKDMMMKEMGEMKEQMKEESVKDFKNEMDNFGFDLSQGASGLRGQMLPKITEMMGENLRYEGIDTNDHEALRKNVHVEIRMMIGAKDDASNDEVRRMLKEKIMEEMKQEGVEFNKEKAQGEFKKAMMEELKDMGMDAKDDIDSSSLKDMLRTAMKSGKMGNTQGMMQQFLPMMMNLDIKIDA; encoded by the coding sequence ATGATTAAGATAGTTCTTTTCGGTCTTTTGGCTGTCGGCGCCATGGCTCAATTCCCTGGATTAATGGGAGGATTTGGTGGGCAGCTCCCAAGTGGTGCCATGGACATGCTCAAAGACCTTAAACCAGCCGACATCAAAAACGCCATCAAACACATGTCACCAGAAATGAGAGACATGGCTAGAAGTATGGGAATCACCGAAGACCAAATAAAGAACGCCGTCAAAAATATGCCAGAGGATTTCGACGTGTCTTCCATGGTTTCCGGTCTGTCTGGTAAAATGGCCGACAACAAGGACGCAATGAAGGACATGATGATGAAAGAAATGGGCGAAATGAAAGAACAAATGAAAGAGGAATCTGTTAAAGATTTCAAAAATGAGATGGACAACTTTGGATTTGATTTGAGTCAAGGTGCTTCCGGGTTAAGAGGTCAAATGTTACCCAAAATAACTGAAATGATGGGAGAGAATCTAAGATACGAGGGTATTGATACTAATGATCATGAAGCTCTCCGTAAAAACGTCCATGTTGAGATCAGAATGATGATTGGAGCAAAAGACGATGCATCCAACGATGAAGTTAGAAGAATGCTCAAAGAAAAAATCATGGAAGAAATGAAACAAGAAGGAGTTGAATTCAACAAAGAAAAGGCACAGGGAGAATTCAAGAAAGCAATGATGGAAGAATTGAAAGATATGGGAATGGATGCCAAAGACGATATTGACTCAAGCTCTTTGAAAGACATGTTGAGGACCGCCATGAAATCCGGTAAAATGGGAAATACCCAAGGTATGATGCAGCAGTTCCTCCCAATGATGATGAACCTCGATATCAAAATTGATGcttga